In Polyangiaceae bacterium, a genomic segment contains:
- a CDS encoding 2-dehydropantoate 2-reductase, producing MSGIVVVGAGAIGGVAAGRAIERGHDVVACVRQGFRELQWDSPEGSRRLALGVVTDPRNVEPAAWVLLATKAHQVEGAGAWLSALVAQHTRVAVLQNGVEHAERVARWVPPERVVAVVVSCPAERVAPGHVVQRGPARFTVADDAKGRSFAELVGAEVTADFGRAAWEKLCLNVVSGALAALAGKPLPQIAHPQKLDLARGLARECARVARAEGVALSDDAATEIAERTVNVTRGGEPSIYRDRMRGEPLEWDARNGVIARLGARHGIPTPLSDKASALLASAHLERSRDLLPSLSESLLD from the coding sequence GTGAGTGGCATCGTCGTGGTGGGCGCGGGGGCGATCGGCGGCGTGGCCGCGGGGCGCGCGATCGAGCGCGGACATGACGTGGTCGCATGCGTGCGCCAAGGATTTCGCGAGCTTCAGTGGGACTCGCCGGAGGGATCGCGGCGCCTCGCGCTCGGGGTGGTGACGGACCCGCGCAACGTGGAGCCTGCAGCGTGGGTGCTGCTCGCCACGAAGGCCCATCAAGTAGAGGGCGCGGGGGCATGGCTCAGCGCGTTGGTCGCGCAGCACACCCGCGTCGCGGTGTTGCAGAACGGCGTGGAGCACGCGGAGCGCGTCGCGCGCTGGGTGCCGCCGGAGCGCGTGGTGGCCGTGGTCGTGAGCTGCCCGGCGGAGCGCGTGGCGCCGGGGCACGTCGTGCAGCGCGGGCCGGCGCGCTTCACGGTGGCGGACGACGCCAAGGGGCGGAGCTTCGCCGAGCTCGTGGGCGCCGAAGTGACGGCGGACTTCGGCCGCGCCGCCTGGGAAAAGCTGTGTCTCAACGTGGTGAGCGGCGCCCTGGCGGCCCTGGCCGGCAAGCCGCTGCCGCAGATCGCGCACCCGCAGAAGCTCGACCTCGCCCGCGGCCTCGCGCGGGAGTGTGCACGCGTGGCCCGCGCCGAGGGCGTGGCCCTGAGCGACGACGCGGCGACGGAGATCGCGGAGCGGACCGTGAACGTCACCCGGGGCGGCGAGCCGTCCATCTACCGCGATCGCATGCGTGGTGAGCCGCTGGAGTGGGACGCGCGCAACGGCGTGATCGCGCGGCTCGGCGCGCGACACGGGATCCCGACGCCGCTCAGCGACAAAGCGTCCGCGCTGTTGGCGTCCGCTCATCTCGAACGTTCGCGAGACCTGCTACCGTCCCTCAGCGAGAGCCTGCTAGACTAG